Genomic segment of Porites lutea chromosome 13, jaPorLute2.1, whole genome shotgun sequence:
CGTGTGGCACGAAGTTTTTGCGGATtagcgattttttgtgttctgCGGGAATTAATTCTTGCGAATAGGACAGATTATTTTTTCGTGCTGGGAAAAGAAAGACAAATCCTTTACAGTATTTCCGTtcttattgagtacgtgcaatgaaaatacatattttcaaacaatacctCTTACCTATGTGAAACCAATAAAACTGTCATTTGACTACAATCGCCccgaacagacacgatttctctGACCCGGGAGGGGTACTGCCAtttatgggctatataggtatgtgccgctgtgaagggtatggttttcaagcagtttactctaggatagggtatataaatcagaacgtttggctctagaatagggtatcatttttcaggaaactgatcagttggttgaagatttgatctagactaggtacacagctactctaggatagggggatttggggagtttactctagtatagggtatcatttttcaggaaactgatcagttggttgaagattttatctagactaggtacacagctactctaggatagggggatttggggagtttactctagtatagggtagcaaaattcagctgaactagctctggtaaaggttaagggttccaggctcccagcggcacatccccacccagaaatcctaaagtgccccccccgggtTCTCTGATCAGTACTGTTTTTTTGTATAGCGAATTTAAGTCATTTACTCGGAGTAGATTTTTGGGAGAAgaatgtttgcggtaattttatatttttattttttgccggAAATAATTTTTGCGGATGGCTGGAAAAATCGCATAAAtaagaacccgcaaaaatttcgtgccccAATATAGTGCCACACGGTATTAAAGAAAACAGCATTCAATCATAGTTAGTTAGTTATGATTCAATGTTTTTAACATATGTCACCTGATATGATCACCACTAGCATTATCCATGCTTGATGAGTCCGAGctgggtggggggtggggggtggggaagtGGAAAGGAGGAGTGGAGAGTTGATGTCTACCTCAGTGTTGGGACTGCGAGTAATCACTGGTTGTTATCATGAAtagcctacgtagcaagcgtttccgtgcagtttaggagcaaagaacgagggacgagagtcaaagaccgtgCGAAAAATGGTGTAAGTAAAacagcggggagggggtggggaagaaaggaaggaaacgctgGCATACAAACCTCGAGATTTTGAAAACCGCCCACTTGGGTCTGTCATGTCTTAGTTTGTACACCGACATTTGATACTGTCATCAGCTGTGATAATTGACCAATAAATTGTTTggcctttttttccttctttccctccctctcccccctctttcatttttttgctctcgtttcatttctcgcgcggccaaaaccgagaatcctGTTCGTCTGTCTTTCtgtgctccgaaaccaaacggaaacgcttgctacgcaggctaggttgTGAAGTATATGCCTGGTTAACGCGACCCATCATAAAAGTTTGAGTTAAACTGCAGATATGTATAGGTTTCTTTCAAGAAATGTGCTCACTCAGACTATTTTCAAGTTCGACTTCCTGCCTGATTTAGTATTGCATTTTATTGCATGGTTCAGTGGTCTCCGCTGGGTGTCCGATATTTACAGAGGGAGAATATGCTTTTGGACCATGAATAACGTAACAGGAAGAAAAGAATCGGATGAAAAGTACAAGCAGGTATTATGACGTAGGTTTGAAAACTTTACATAAGATTTTGGAAGACCCTACGGAAGGTAATTAGTTTATCATGACAGTAATGGAATAGCATGTGATTAACAAAAGCGTGGCGTCAAATAGAGTCATTTGATCCAAAGGAATTTTCTCACATCTGAAATGTCAACAACGCAGATGACAGACATGCACAGGTTAATGACAGACATACCTTTATTAGTATAGAATGCCCTGAAGCACGGTCAACAGCTATTCAGCTCTGTGCTTTCGCTGCGAGGATAAGAAGACCAGTCAAAGGTAAGTATTACGTTGTTATTTCGTAAATAAAAGACATTGTGCATTGGATTACGGGGCATCTTTTCCATCTGACGCCTGCCTTCAAAGTAAGGTCGGTGAGCGTGTGTCTTGGGGAGCGTTATTTGACATGGTTAAGCACAAACAAGCCATGAGGAAATGGTTTAGCTTCTCATGTTTTGCATTGCATATTGTATCAGCTATGATGTCTGAAAATTTGTAAGTTGCTTCGCGCTGTTGGAAAGGCCAAGGAATTGCTTGGAGGAATCTTCTGAATCAGACGTCTAATTGATGCAAAGTTTTCTTCCGCAATTAGAAATTAATGTAATTACGATTTAGTGAGCTTGTGACACAGTAACCATTGCGTAAGAGACGGTAATaactgttttttaaaacttgttgttGAAATGAAGCATCCAGAAAGATCTTGAACTTAATAAACTTCTAACAGAAGCGGACGTAATATAATATTTCCCAACTGCCCCATTGACTTCCTCACAGATTCGTTCCCGATCTCTTAATATTTCATAGGAGctccagtaaacaaaaagataaTACAGCGGTCTCAGACGAGATTCATCGTCACATTATAACttaaaaatactaataaataataatgtgaAGATACGACTAATATTACAATTTGTCGAGGGATTTGGTAGCTTCCATGGCTTACGATCTTTTTCGTGAAACAGTATCTCTTAATCGGCGCCCAACCCGGAAATTAACTGACTACAAGCAACTGCCAGCCAGCTAGAAATGTTGTGGATTCATGGAACACAAGTAACTCGCATCGATTTGATATGTTCTATCATCTATCATGACTGCACCAGAAAATGTATAAAGTCATATTAATAATGTTTCGTCACTTATCGCATCATCTACGTTGTAGGCCTAAATGGCATAtgaaaagttattattattcacctcaaagaaaacaatcaaTTCACCGCCCATACATGAATATTCAGTGTGTAAAACGCCTGATGATGATAGCCTAGTCCCCAGGCGTTCTCGGcctcaattaaaaaaaaagggtcaCCTGTGACGTCACTAAGAAAAGACGTGTCACCCCATGTGAGGGAATCCAAGAaagttttggattctggattcaaccttgtggattccggattccaggtattAATAAATtcaggaatccggattccttgtcagtggaacttggttTCCGGAAGGagtccggattccttgagctgtactAAGGGTTTCCAAAACACACAAGCAAAAATTCGGTTTCCGGATTTCCGGTTAAATCGGGCAAAAGGTGGCAAGAGTTATTCTGAAGTCTAATCGATTAATGCGCCCTTAAGACTGCTAAAACTCAACCCAAAACGAAAgaactttaaattttaaaaaacaattacaTATTAAATGAAATGCAATGGTGCAACATGAGTGAACTAGCTTTTAAAAGGGCTTTATTTATACTCATtatatggccagccgaaatattgttataaaaaacaatacacattgttttaaatcagctttgcagtagtctttggacttctcgttcttggttctttatattttggctgatttgatctcttttctagagatccaacgtttacaactagcaggatcttcgtccacggtttttgcagctaatttaatcctttatatTCAgggccggatccagaccttacAGTAAggtggtggaggggggggggggggggtcatccagacccttagatggGGGGTCTCCAAAATTTAACGAATTGTTATACTCGCAGACTTTTGAACGCCAAAAttatccagacccttagataagggggggggggagggggggagtcTCCAAAATTTAACGAATTGTTATACTCGTAGACTTTTGAACGCCAAAATTATCCATCTTTGTAACAAAGCATAAATTATTCATCCAAAGTGTCGAGAGAGGTCGAGGTCGTCGAGAGACATGGCGTTTTTCAGGCTTCTTGAACGTGAAGTTAGTTTCTTCCCTAGGAATGCGTTACAAGCCTTCAGAAGATTGTCGAAATGCTGTTACCCTACATGCTTTCAGATCTCTGACTTGCAATTTTTTGTCTATTAACGCTACCTTGAATTAACGAATACATCAAAATCATAAATCCTAAAAAAAGCCtggaaaaattcaggcttgtagtCAACTGCGGAATTCGATCCCTTGATCGCTACGATAGCGGTTTAGCGCTATAACCTAGTCTCCAGTCCTCGCCTTTCTTTCTTGCGCTCGCTTTTCCAGACTAATTTAGGGTCTTGACGAGTATTTGGCTCGAAACAAATAGCCTCCATTTAAATGTCCTTATGCTATTCCTTTTTGTGCCTGCCGCCATTGCACAGGCTGATGTGTCCTGAATTATCGTTTCTCTCCTTTTATAGATTCTGCAAATTcgagcttttttaaaaaagatgaatACAGGCCTAATTCAGATAAGtatcatcatttttattttctgtattttgtgATGTTGATAACTTTGTTTGCTACTCCATCTACATGGTTTTTAAGTCCTTATAGACTTGAGACAGTTTAAACTAATCCAAGACGCGAAGGTAAGAACATTAGTAACGTTGAATTACTATTTCATgaatgaaacaattttttaactATTCGTAGGTGTTGTTTGTAATTGTTGTTTCCCTACGTATGCTCTTGAAAGACTCtgtgcttttaagatctttgtTACCGCTTCGGGCCTTATCCAAGCTCTTGAAAGATTCACTTTCAAGAcgataatttttatttctaagCAATGCTATACATTGAGCTCAACATACGGAGGCTCTTGAAAGATTTCGCACTTTCAAgtcatttttacttttaatatgtAACTCTTGAAAGCTATTAGCTATATATAATTAAAAGGCTTTCAAGTTATCTCTATTATTGCGTTTTATAGTTCTCCTTTATTTCAGtttgcttgtttatttttttatatattttttttcttatgactTTTCTCTCATTTATTTAACCGCATTAAGCTAACAACTTGGGCTTAATATCCCTTAACGGGAATCTTGGAGAATATGAATAAAGATAAACGTGATTTTTCTATACCTAAAGTtgtgttcttgtttttgtattgttaGCCATTGATATCTATACTTATCTAACTATCGCTGAGAACAAAGAACTCGTTCTCAACTGCACGAAGGATCGCTTTGATGGTAAACACGAATGGTCTCGCAAGGACGGTGAACCAGCGGTAACTACTACAAGGATACTGACAGAAGACACAAGACTTAACATAACTGACGCCTCGGTAGAAGATGCTGGGGAGTATATATGTCGAAATGGACCGACAGTGACACATAGATTTGTTATTACAGTTGAAGGTAGGCGGGAAACTAAGATaagatattagggagcttaaacaacaacGACGTTGACCGGTtaaaaaaacgtcacttaaaaagtgaattggcTCTACCTCAAACTTTATCACGCTTATTCCAACTCATTCAGTTCGTCGAATGTTAGCAAATgtttctgaagttgaattctaaagactgtatcaaagttcaggaaaagaagaCGAAAGTTGTTGTCTCatgtgttcacgtcctcgataaatcgtgaaattaggcactttcacgttgtagtcgtgcagcgacggcaaggaaatgtacaaaaaagcatgatgcgagggccaagttgttgttttaccaatcaaaacctattgctttttcccGTGGCGATTATTCGAACTCTTACTTTGTCACGTGCAGGCGAACTCTCCCGGAGCTGAATTCCTAAGAACAATGTCCAAAttcacaaagaaagaaaaattcgtcgtggcttatttacgtcctccataaaatgaaAATCAGGCATTTCCCTGTCGTGGTCGTGTGATGACGGCaacaaaatgtacaaataaGTGTGTTGCTCTTTTGACGTACTCGTTGCCGCCGTCGTTgatcggatcttaaggtccctatttctactaccactgccactactGATACCCGTTACCCGTTACTAGTTTCATTACCAGTACCAGTACCAATACCACTACCCGCTACTCGCTACCCGCTACCCGCTATCCATCCTTCTTGTTGCTACTAAttctttttttggtttcgtttgtttcttttcttttctcttctagTTTTTGTTAAAGTGCAAATGATTGTTAAGGTACTAAACTACGAGTACACGCCTGAACTACAGAACAAATCATCGCCAGCGTACAAGGCTACGGAACAGAATTTTACAGCTGAGGTAAAATAAAGACCTGATAAACGTGTTTTTCCCTCAACTTCCTTATTTACTTGGTGAcaatgatagtgatgatgatgatgatgatgatgatgatgatgatgataacgatgataaTGATCTTTTCAATTACCGTCACCTTGCTGCATcgtattctttttttatttctctgtcAATTACTATTTTTGTCCatcttttgttgtttatttgttaATTCAATCTACCGTCCTACCATTCTTGTTAAGTTATGATCTTATTTCGCTAAACTTTAAAACGAGACTTAAAATTACTTCTTTGGCTTGTCTACTGTATACAGCCAGACACGAGTGCATAGGACCCTAATAAAATGACCCAGCCCATCAAAAAGTCCATTAATACCACATTGCCAGTATCTATGAGCGCAAGAGTTAAAATTTCGTGTGATACTAAATCGCGTTTATTTTTTAGATGGACAAGTTGTATAAGAACACGCCTGGTTATGTGAGAACAGAGGTTCTAAACTTCACGTAAGTTGTTTTATCTCTCATGACTTAGATATGGAGAACAGGAGTTCTTTTGTAAGCCTTTTATGATTTAAAAAAGCTTAATGAGCTAACGAAactataaaaaacaagaagttatcGGAACTAATGAAATTTACCGCGCGTGAAAGCTATTGTTTCACAGTGATCGTTTTTGTCCTTACAAGGCAAGAAACGatcaaaaataacaatacagaACAATACCTATTGTTCTCGAATTCAGGTCGCTTTTCTTGACACGAACAAAATCAAGACTTGTCTCGACGTCTTACGAAATTTTTGGTCGACCATTCTCTACCTCATTTATTAGCTACATTTCTTGCAAACTGCAGTTTTTTCTGTGGGACGAAAAGGAAATTTTGTAGGTACACGTGTTGAACATCTGATATGGGGTGCAGGGGAGATGACTGTGCATGTGACGTTTTAGAAGCAAATCTGTATGGTTCGCCCAATGTCAGGTGATCCTGATTCCggaatctgaaaaaaaatttgcttgtggaatccggagttcagctcaaggaatccggaatcccgcgaACGATTGGAATGCttgaatccaagttccactgacaaggaatgTGAATTCAGTTACCTGGAAACCTGGATCCACAGCGTGGAAGGATCCCAGACTGTCTGTGCTTTCCTTACATTCCGTTGCGCGGACGTTCCCTTCCCGCGAGCAAAAAGGAAAGCAAAGGAGACTTCTGTTCGTTCCCTAGAGTACTGTTATACATATAAAAGTAGATAAGTTATAAATGGATACATAATTTAAATAATAGATAAGACACTGCGCcgtagcatgaaaaaaaaaattaaataaataaataaaataaaaaaagccgACAGTTCGCTACATCTACATATACTTCtacatttcaataaaattttagGTCCTATTAAGGGGGGTGTCCGTCACTGTAAGACCTTTGAAACTAAACTAAGGAATAAATAcattgataaaattaaaaaaaaaaaagaaaattgaattggGCTTACAGATGaccaaataaattaataataagtaaatagtaggtaaatataaaataaaagtaaaaaaaattggaaattgaTTTAAAATACTTACAATACGCCACTCTgttttccccgcgaaatgacgcgTGAATTAATACGACTAgactgcagaaattctatactgttGACTTGTCAATACCCAGAGTCTGGGTATTAAAATCAGATATTTCATTTCGCAGAGAAACAAGGGTTGGGTCACGAAATTGCGGCTCTTTTCTCAGCTACTGTTGATTTTACTTTGGATTCTGAAAGCCTGTCGGCATTCAAACATGTGAACATCAGAAATAATATCAGCATGCTATTTTGTTATTCAGTTATTTAGTTtcgtatgttttttttgtttttagtaaaGGTAGTGTCAACGTGGATTTCcgtgttatcattattattaacgCTACCGATCCCAAGAATGCATCAGCAATACCAGATGCTAAGGCTGAAACTACTCATCAAGTCGTTCGTGAGGCAAAGACCGGATTTGTTAAGCAACTCCAGGTCTCCCCAGTTGTGGAAGTGTTCAGTGAGTACCAATTAGTAACTTCAACCAGAAACTCGTAAGGTGTTGTGTTCTACTTCAACTTAAGAGTTCGCCTCATTTATGGGAatacggattccggaatccgtgaaatttttgcttgtggaatccgaaatcctggaTTTTGGAATCCGggatacagctcaaggaatctggaatcccactaacgattggaatccataATTTAAGTTCTTCTGACCAAAACTGGAAACCAGCACCTGGAATCTGGgctcagttgttcgaaggccgattggcgcttaacccgggtttctttttcttgtgttcaaaagtattttctcggataacttcctctgttatttttagagcttccaatcattaacttgtagacaaaaagaattaaaactgataTGCTTTTCAGgttttcaaatctgaattcaaatctcgcactaaccctgggttatcttaacctagttttgaacaactcggccccggaatccacagcgtgggaCCCAGACTTAGATTCCCTTTTCATGGAGTGATAAGAGTGatgtttttcagtcagtgaaACAAGATAATTGGACGATGTaaagcaacaacaaactcaaggtCTATAGCCAAAGGATATAGATTTTacaccttttcttttcattatagGCCCCCCTTTAGAACCAAGAGGAATAGAGATCTTCGACCAGAAGTCAGATAAACTTGGTGTTCGTTGGCAGCCTTCAGAAGATGCAGACGCCTTCAAAGTTGCGTCCTACCACGTGCAATACAGAGAATTACTGAAGAAGATTTCCAAAAACGCGTCCGTTCCGTCAACAGAAAAGAAGGATACTTACAGTTACTTAATTAAAGACTTGGAGCCGAAAACCACGTACATGATACGTGTCGGTGCTGAAAACAGACATGGTATCAATTTTAACGAGGAAACGGCGTATGAAACACTCGACCCCCGTAAGCTGCTTGATTACTTAATCATTATCCAAACGTTACACGTGACAgccaccatttttttttccaaacatgTCTTGTTAACTCTTTTTGGTGAATTATTTTCGTTTCAATGCAAAAGCACTCGCCTCGAAAAAAAAAGCATGTATTGCTTATTAAACCTGAAACGATGCTTTACACCAATAggccgggcctctgtatcaaaacgaggttaagtgctcagcctttgatacaGAATTAaggatttttcattctcatgctaataaaactcattttcaccaGGAAGGGTGtacacttggcctcattttgaagaTGTGGAAGTGACCTTTTAGGCTAGTTAACATGAAAGAAAGCGCAAGCGGGAACCATTCATGTTTGATTGGGGATTGTTAGTGGTAAACAAATCATATTATAAAGGACATCAAATAATGCACGCGACGGCAGTCTAGAGTTTAACCACATACTCatctatcatcatcatcatcatcatcgtcatcataataataatcatcatcatcatcatcatcatcatcatcatcattatcattatcatttttataaTGTTTAGTTATGATTCAATTCAAAACTGGTACTAAAAAGTCTGCTTTTTTGACAAtctccccccttttttttatcataattaGCGTTTGCCGAGTGGATCATTGTCCTCATCGTGTTAGGAATTCTTCTTGTCATTGGAATAATTGTTGGCTTGATTGTTTTCAAACGTCGAAGAGctgagcaaaaaagaaaaaaattaaaagaggaAGAAGACGGTAGATTCGGTGGACTTAGCGGCGACGTTCGCTTGGTAAGTTAAAACCAATGGCATCAATAGAATTTAACAATGAGTTAAATATAATTATACCgttatttttgtcaattttgcgCTATAGTAGAAATTTCCAACAATTATAACAAAGCACGTTATGGTACTTAACTTTGTTACcggattaataataattaaaccgTTTTTAAATTTTGGGTTCCTGTTTGTATATAATCATAAAATCTAACTTGGTAACGACCAGGAGGAGAAAGGTGCTGCTCGAAGAGCTACGTAATTCTCATTTGAAAATACGTTATTAataaatgatctaatagacgCTCGCTCTTAGGAGCCCGATTTTTAGcgtaacacagcgttgcaaatctggaacaatgttgtaaccattcgaaacaatgtcgcaacaatgttacaacgctgtgttgcgctaaattCGTCGTTGTGAATCGTCTGGTGTAAAATCACCTTAAAAGGCCCAGGAGGTCAATTCTCTGATGAtgacttttactttttatcGCGTTTTTTCACTTGATAGGCTTCGGTACCAAATTACGAAACAAGGAATGTGAAGGGTATCAAATTCTCTTTCGCCAACAAATCATTTATGCCGTCTGAGGCAAACTGGAAGGAAATTCCATACGAGAAAATCACATTGATGAATGAGCTCGGATCGGGAGCTTTTGGAGTGGTTTACAAAGGAGAACTAAAACAAGATAATGGCAATGTCACGCCTTGTGCCGTTAAGACACTAAAAGGTAGGAGACAATAAGGAAATGTTTAATTGTACACAACAGTCCAAGTAGACGTAACgtttgtaaaaataaaagtgaagGTAATGTaacttttttgattttttaaatctaAACGTTTATTGCAATTCTTGGCTGCAAAAACACGAAACCAATTACTTTTGGCCAGTGACACGCGCCTCTTCGCCCCACCCCCatccccgaaaaaaaaaaatgtccagaaaaaaatgaataaataggtTAATAATTAACACACATTACAGCAGCAAGTACCTATGTATCAATtttatgtttaaaaataaaaaaaaataaaaaaacgaaTTTACCGTCAAGGTACAGGCTGTTTTATAGTAAACCTAATTTTTTATTAATCTGCAGAATCTGCTACAACAGAGGAAATCCGTGATCTGTACAACGAGCTGGAAATAATGACAAATGTGGGGTACCACCCAAATCTTGTGAACTTGCTTGGAGCCTGTACACAAGACGGTTTGTACCATCTCTCTTGATTGAATTCGTTTACTTTTGCCCTAATTTACCTTTGTACtcttttttttaaccctttcactgccaattGTGGTCAAAGGCAAGTTTCCACcaaatttgcaaaatttgtgcgaaacaaatagcatcatgtgaaagtacatgcagagagctttcatttgaatggtcacatcatgggatttcgtccacagactcaaacgttagagtcaccttacaaaaccccatcaaacactctggcagtgaaagggttaaaatgaagaaaatccAAAATAGCGGTTTCTAAATATTGGTCATGAGGGGTTGTTACGTAATTCCATGTTATGTGACGTCACCAGCTGTAAACCAAAGGACAGAGTCATTAAGACGTTAAGGAGAGAGGGACAGAAGCCGCTGTAATCCGcgaaagattttaaaaagtctTCTGAACGTGATTTATACTGCTTTGGTCAtattcagttttcaaaataaGGCAACTTATGATGACTCTCCTTTCCATTTCAACTAAATGGAGATCTGTTACTCACTGgcgatgtttcttttttgtcttccGTCAGGTCATTTACTTGTGGTCATAGAGATCGCTGAAAATGGCAGCTTGTTAGAACTCTTGATAAAATCGCGAGAAACTAATCAAAACTATGGGAATATCCAAGGAACCGTGCTGACGTCTGATACGAGGTTAAGGATTGCTACTGACGTTGCAAAAGGAATGGCACATTTGGCAAATGGCAGGGTATGATATGGACTGTTCACAGTGCCCCGTTTTCCTGTACGATCGCCAAGATAgggcgctttgcgttacgggcagccatcttggatgagtgttaAAACTACTCAGAGGCAGTCTCATGCTTtccaagatggctgcccgtaacgcaaagcccTCGATCTCGACCATGTTACGGAAAagtagaggactgtgaacagtctcggtacattagggcttttgttattttaatctCGTCGTGattgcaaatttaaatatgaaaggaaattggggaggttttttttcttttctaaaatgTGTACGTTTCCTTTCCACAGTGGATTCATCGGGATCTTGCGGCACGGAACGTTTTGCTTGCTAAAAATTACGTCGCTAAAGTGGCTGATTATGGAATGGCACGTGACATATATGAACAGCTGATGTATAAAAAGGAAACGCAGGTATTTTTACGTCCACTCTTTCGATTATGCGACAGCTAACACCTCATTCCAAAGCAATGGCAGTGTCGTTTTGCATATTTCATCTGATGTCATGCAAATAAGTGCTTTGTACCCTGATTGCGTCTATAGAATTCAAAAGACCTTTTACCTTGAAACGAGGCATGAGGGCCAATTATCACGAAGATAATGAAATGACTGCATTTACCATTTTCACCGAGACCACAATGCACGTCGTTtgcctccctcccccccccccccccccaaaaaaaaaagaaaaattgataGCCATTGCCTTTGATTTCACTGGgcacgactgtaatacccaggagaaattggaaacatgGTGAATTGAAAATTTTCCACCAGGTTGGAATAAGGTTTAAATTATTCCTGTTACTgtgtttaagtttttttttatgatctgTTTCGCCTTAAAAAGTAGCTGAAGATGAAAGAACTACTGTCAATCAACTCTCAATCAAAGGCTTTATAAAACAAAACGACACTTACTGCTTCTTCAGAAATGTGTGATCGTAAGCTGGTTTATCTACCGGTAATTTTCAGAGTTATAACACACACATTTAATGTACCTTTCAGGGAAAACTACCAGTAAAATGGATGGCTATCGAGTCATTAGAAACGTACATTTTTACGACAGAGTCAGATGTGTAAGTTACTGAAATGTATTTGGAATTTTACGAGTCATTTTGAACTGTTCATCatgttcatcatcatcatcatcatcatcatcatcatcatcatcatcatcatcatcatcatcatcttcaccaccaccatcatcgtca
This window contains:
- the LOC140923047 gene encoding angiopoietin-1 receptor-like, translating into MIVKVLNYEYTPELQNKSSPAYKATEQNFTAEMDKLYKNTPGYVRTEVLNFTKGSVNVDFRVIIIINATDPKNASAIPDAKAETTHQVVREAKTGFVKQLQVSPVVEVFSPPLEPRGIEIFDQKSDKLGVRWQPSEDADAFKVASYHVQYRELLKKISKNASVPSTEKKDTYSYLIKDLEPKTTYMIRVGAENRHGINFNEETAYETLDPPFAEWIIVLIVLGILLVIGIIVGLIVFKRRRAEQKRKKLKEEEDGRFGGLSGDVRLASVPNYETRNVKGIKFSFANKSFMPSEANWKEIPYEKITLMNELGSGAFGVVYKGELKQDNGNVTPCAVKTLKESATTEEIRDLYNELEIMTNVGYHPNLVNLLGACTQDGHLLVVIEIAENGSLLELLIKSRETNQNYGNIQGTVLTSDTRLRIATDVAKGMAHLANGRWIHRDLAARNVLLAKNYVAKVADYGMARDIYEQLMYKKETQGKLPVKWMAIESLETYIFTTESDVWSYGVLLWEMESGGLKPYAGLSATELIDQLKKGYRLEKPDGCSDAVYQIMRDCWNPNPKARPTFDDLVTRLENMAVSS